Within Conger conger chromosome 3, fConCon1.1, whole genome shotgun sequence, the genomic segment ACAGCTAAATTTTTAAGAATGTCACACATGCAAAATCCTATACTCGTAACGCAAATGGTTGAATCCGTTTGTCTAACACCGACTACCAATAGAATACGTTAGGCTGACTTAGTAAAAacaatattgtgtgtgtgaatatgtatgcctgtatgtatggataaatggataaataattaaatataagcGCGTTGCATATACGagtacaaataaattaatatcacACAATAACCATTATCATTCAGCAACTCAAGCATGGAATATATAGCTACAATAACGCACGGTGACCTGAAATAGTCTTTGACCTTTTTAAGCGTTTATGGACCACATATCCTCTGTAAACGTGTTACATAATAATACACAGCATGTATTACAAATATTGCACGTTTTACACACTGCAGGATTTCGGCTGTAATCAGTTTAATACATTCCGTGTCCTTAGGGCATTTACTCCTCGTTTTATTCAGCCAACTTTTTGACTACAAAGCACTCCACTATTTTCCAATTAAGTGAAAAATACAACTGTACAGCTGTTTGACAGTTATTATTGGCTGTCTACTCTACATCGTTTTATCCTAAATAGGCTATATGAGAAAGCCCGGCGTAGCCTACTTGTTCGAGGATTAAATGAAATCAGATAGTTGCAGACAACACTGTAACAGCTACCGCCATACAATCCAGCGTAGCGTACTGCGAGAAAAAATGGCATTAAAAAACTTCGTAATTACCTGTATGTGTTCGCTTGTGGATCTTCAGGTTTTCCGATCGTGCGAAAACCTTCCCACATCCAGGAAACGGGCAGGGAAAGGGTTTTTCTCCCGTATGTACTCGAATGTGATTAACCAGTTTATATTTCGCTTTAAAGGGTTTGCTCTCTCGTGGGCACTCTTCCCAGAAGCAGATGTGGTTGCTTTGCTCTGGTCCCCCTACGTGCTCCACGGAGACGTGGGTGACCAGCTCGTGCATGGTACTGAAAGTTTTATTACAACTTTTCTTCGGGTTGCTTAGCTGTTCCTGGTCTATCCACTTGCAAATCAACTCCTGCTTAATACACTGCTGTCGCATGTAGCGGAAGAAGGCACCAGGGTGATGATGGGCTGCCATGTTCATTCCCATGTTCATGGAGCTATACTGATTATGAAGTTGGGCTGCAGAGTAGGGGTCGGTCCTGGGGCTGGATACCTGGTGATATTGGTCCGATCGCCCGAAAACTTCACCCGGTAGTCCCAGTCGCATTTGTCCATTTAAAACATTTGGAGAGCCGTGGGATCCATGCTGGTCGTGGATTCCTGGGAACAATAAGTGGCCTTGGCCGTCTGTGTGGGAGTGATGCAGAGAGCCCGCTGTGGGGCCGAATATGGAATGTTGACTGCTGGTTGGAGAGGAGTCGCCGAAGCCACGGCTGCGAAAGAGAAAGTCCCTGGTGGAGTTGAAATGCGAACTCGCGTACTGCGTGACATGAGCTGCATGCGCACCCAAAGCCGCAGCGGGATAACCAGCTGCTTGAGAGGTAAAAGCAGAGCTCTGTCCAGGAGAGAGGTCGTGGTTCAGTTTAAAGTCGACAAAGGTATTCTGGGTTAGACTCAAGTCTCTGTCTTGTATTTCGCTTGATGAATGATGCCTGGCAAACGTACCAACACCCAAACCAGAGAACTGATGACCAGCGTCCAGTAACATTGTGTTGCTCAAAGAATTACGATTACGTTCAAACCAACTATATGCACAACACCAAGTCACCTTTAAGCGTAAGTAAAAAGGTTAAATGTATAGTTACGGAAGTCAAGCATTCCGAATGAACAAAATCCCACATTGGGATAAGTTTGAAGCGATGATCTTTAGACTGTAAAACAGAATTACTTGCCGTAGCAACCACTTACTCGGTTAACTTTAAATCCCCATTAAGCGATATGGAATCATTCCTGTGGTTTCCGGAGCAAAATCGGATAAGTTATGCTGCTTCCTTTTCACAAAACAGCGATATGAATGCCCACTGACTAGATTTTCTTCCCACAGGTTCTTGATGAATCGCAGACTGTTGTTCGCAATAGGGCACTCTCGTTTGTCTGTGTACCTCAGAGGGTCTGTTCCTCACTGGAATGACAATTTCGGATCTTACGCCCCTTTAACTGAAGACCGGTCATTCACGCGCCAGTCTCATTGGTCACTGCACCTCATCAATCCCAGGTAAACCACCAATCacttcgccccccccccccccccccccccccccattaattACCGCctattttcctttccttttcccAAAAGGGCTAGTCTGGAAGGAGATAAACAACATAGGGTACTTTTGTTTATGTACTCTGATTTTATGCCATTTTGCgtataattaatatatatatagttcAATTAAATAGATTCATACATTCACATTGCCTATATGTTTGGTTATTTAGCATACTATAAGTAGCCACAGTGTAGAATGACTCGATTCACATAtaatttgaattgaaataaaaatacttaaATGATACAATATAGGCTATGCAGAACTAAACTTATTTACGCGGTTAGGCCTACGTGTCCTTATATTGATATATCCATTGGATTCCACAGAAAGCCCAATATAAAATGTCCTAATGAATTAGAAGATGAAGCAAAGGTTAAGGTTAAACAATACCGTTaatgatattacatttttatggaAGTGTTTCGTGTTTCTCAGGGACATACATATTGACATTAATTAGTGTAACAAAAAAGAACGTGGTAGGCGTACTTCTAGGCCattatgtacacacactgaaTTATTTTGGGCATCCTAATACAAATAGAAGTTTAAAATGGCGAACATTTtcaggtattttttttttttcagttactCGTATGGCGTCTATTTTCGCAAATTTCTCTACATTATTATAGATTATTACATTCATGCGGAGACCATTGTTCTTTAGCCATTGCAATAGTTACATATTCGCACGCGCTTCTGCTCTCACTGGCGCACACAAGCCAAAGGAGGCGCGCACGCACGCTGCAACATTCAGAAAGTTTAAAGTGCCTGCATTGCAATATTAAGATGAGTAATATTGCAATACTGTTGCGATAATAGGATAAATAATGTTACATAATGAGACACATTAGGCGTTTGGATAGCAGGACAACTTATTCCTTAAGTATTACCTTATCAATATATTAATTATGGAGTCTCACACGTCAACGTATAAAAGTTATTAGTGATATGTGTTTTAAGTTATTCGAAGGCGTGCAAAGCATTGGTCTGGTTGCTACACGTTCATGAGAATTTTTCTGAAGTAGGTACCGGTGCTGCTTTTCCTTCAAAGCCCACAAGTCACAAGCAATTTCAAGAGCTacgccacacacagacacaagaagCTCAATGAAAAACCGAAGAATGTGTTATTGCAGTTTACTTACACTTTAAATGTATTCTAACAATGTCCTGTCCCATCAGACcaaaccttcactccactctgtaGCCTTCAGTCCCTCCGAGcagtaaaaaataatgaagAGGCAACTGCACAAAACTTTTGAATTCTGTCTCTCCAGACCCCAAGCCCTGCATTCCAATTATGTACTATTCTTCTTCGACTACATTTCTACCCTCTCTGCAGGAATCGTTGGGCCGATCCAAGTTCAAAGCCACGTCCCCCGACCCCTTTAAGATGTGCTTTATTTATGTGGAAAACCACAAACCCCAGTCCCATCTCAAGGagtaggggggcgggggcgggggggggggggggggggggggggggtgggcgtgGCGCAATCTCGCCTGCTGTTCTTTACTGCATATTCGGGATTTCCATCCCTTCGGTTTGTCGGGAGAACGGGGTTGATTGGCAACACGGGTTGGTTGGCACACAGCTATTTTCTGGTCCTTTCAAGGTCATAGACACAGAAATGTAATATCAAactgttcgtttttttttaaactgcactctttttttgtgatgtaaacatttcagttttgtcGTATTAAAAGTCACTAAATCATAAAACAGTTTTAGATAGAGATATTAGAAATGCTTTAGTTCTCAGTTAGTAGAGATGGGTGCGTCCCAATGTGAGTggggttggttggttggttggcaCATATTTTAAGCATGATTACATATAATTCTGTACAAAAcccatgtgcctgtgtgtatgagtgaggcTCTGAACACAATATTGTGGTTACTGCCCcatcagtcacacagacacaggcacacacagtccATAGGCCTGATCCACATGCTCacaggtttacacacacacaaactctcacacacaaatgcgcgcgcgcgcacacacacacacatacacccacacacaagaagcaagagaaagggagaagagTAGGTCTATAGGAACTGATTCTACTGATTCAACTCTATATATTATatctattatattatatttattttatattttatatcataaatatgtattatatttattttctcacattcAGTATTTGTGCTTTCAGGTTcgtatttgaattaaatgttgaaaataatttatattgatTGCTACATTCTTTGTAACTATAGCATTTTAACATTGTGCCAACCAACCCCATAACGTGTGCCAACCAACCCATGTTGGGGCTGGTTGGCACAAGTGTGCAACATGACTTTAATCATTAGCCACCTAATTTTACAATACATTTGTGTACATTAACATGTGCATTTACAACAGAGACTTAAACTTTAatttgagatggccattgcagaatatGGTTGTTTTTTACTCAACCTTGTTTTTACTGTGTGGATTTTTATGTATGCTTAGagtcgttgtcctgctggacatcCTACCTACGACCAAGCAggggcaaccagattttctggcAAGATTtcttggtactttgttgaattgattgtgccattgatcttagaaagtgctcctggaccactggcagcaaatcATCTCCAAAACACCAATGAACCACCGCCATTTTTGACAGTAGATACGAGGTACTTCTCCTTGTGTGAATTCCATTTTGCCACACATGTGTACGGCCAAAACGTTCAATGTTGGTCTCACcagaccatagcactctcttccaggaACAAGGGcattttttgtggtttgattggttcagccATTAAATCAGTTATGCGACTTCCTGGttccaaaaaaacattctggcaagtgggtctcGAGTACTGAAGTTGAGAAACACTAATGTTGAGCACTCTCCGCATGTTCATTGTGAGCCATGACGTCCGTGGTTCGAATCTGGCCACACACcctttgtcgcatgtctttccctctctctctatcccattCTTCCAGTCTCTCTACActgtactgtccaataaagcccTAAAAGACAACTTTTTGGAACTTCACTAAGAGGACAGAAAGCACAGGTGAGCTCAATAATGAGAAAGGGACTGTACCTCCACAGTTGATGACCACAAATAATTCTggccataatgaagaaaagcaCCCAAACATCTGTCCGACAgaccagaaacactcttcaggcgGCAGGCCTGGATATGACAGTGACCACTGTCCACAGAGGATTTCACATGCAGAGCTACAGAGGTTACACTGTAAGATGCAAACCACCAGACCTAGTTTGGTACAAAAAATGTTGGCTAGGTTACAGTTGgttaagaagtacctaaaagagcctgcagagttctggaaaaaggtattgtgAACAGATGAAACCATGACTGATTATATCAGAGTTATGGCAAGAGCACAGTGTggaggaactgcccaagattcAAAGTATCCCCCTTCATTTATGAAATATGGTGATCATAGCTTCAGCATGtagctgccacaggtgctggctgaCTTGTCTGCATTAGTCAAATATTGCATCTTCTGTTCTGCTCTAATTCAACTAAATGGAAACTCTCACAATAATAGCTATAAGAAAGATTTTTACCCTATCCAGGTACCTGATAAGAGATAGGCACTGAAACTCCTTCAATAACACTGCTTAAGCACTACAAAAAATTGAACACATTTTCCAACCAAACGCTATCACTTGACCAAGTTCATTCCGATTGATGTTATGTACTTACATGCA encodes:
- the LOC133124482 gene encoding zinc finger protein ZIC 2-like, whose amino-acid sequence is MLLDAGHQFSGLGVGTFARHHSSSEIQDRDLSLTQNTFVDFKLNHDLSPGQSSAFTSQAAGYPAAALGAHAAHVTQYASSHFNSTRDFLFRSRGFGDSSPTSSQHSIFGPTAGSLHHSHTDGQGHLLFPGIHDQHGSHGSPNVLNGQMRLGLPGEVFGRSDQYHQVSSPRTDPYSAAQLHNQYSSMNMGMNMAAHHHPGAFFRYMRQQCIKQELICKWIDQEQLSNPKKSCNKTFSTMHELVTHVSVEHVGGPEQSNHICFWEECPRESKPFKAKYKLVNHIRVHTGEKPFPCPFPGCGKVFARSENLKIHKRTHTGEKPFLCEFGGCDRRFANSSDRKKHMHVHTSDKPYLCKMCDKSYTHPSSLRKHMKVHESSPPGSESSPAGSSGYESATPPGLVSPSTETQSNNNLSPVSAVHTNNGQSSLSSNFSEWYV